ACCGTGATGAAGCGTGTTGAGCAGATCCGGGCCGGACTCGCGTCGAGGCTCCGGACTCAGGGCATCGATGTGATCCAGGGGACGGCGCGGTTTGTTTCAGACAGGGAGATAACGGTGAGCGGCTCAAGAATCGGCGCAGAACATTTTTTAATAGCCGCCGGCTCGTCGCCGAGAAAGCTCTTTGATCATCCCAATGTTCACACCTCCGAGAAAATATTCTCCCTTGATAAGACCCCGGGGACGGCCCTGATCATCGGCGGCGGTGTGGTGGGATGCGAATACGCGTCTTTCCTGTGCAATATAGGGGTGAAGGTTGACATTGTCGAAGTGATGGATTCACTCCTGTTCGGCGAAGACGAGGAGGCGGTGCGGCTCCTTGGGCGGGAATTCAAGAAAAAGGGGACACAGGTTTATGTTAAGACCAAAGTTACCGACATCGGTCCTGACGGCGTCGTGTCAATGGACGGAGAGCAACAGCTCCGGAAGAGTTACGACCTCATCATCGAGGCCACGGGACGCAGGCCCAATGTCGGGGATCTCGGCCTGGAAACGGCCGGCGTTTCCCTCACGGACAGGGGCTTCATAGCGGTCAATGAATCGATGCAGACATCGGCCGGCGACATATACGCCGCCGGAGACTGCATTGAGACGCCGATGCTGGCCTATACCGCCTATAAGGAAGCTGAAACCGCGGTACGCCATTGCGCCGCCGGTGAGGTGGGGAGCATCGATTATGACGCGATGCCGCGCCTGGTCTTCTCAATGCCCCAGATTGGTGGCGTCGGAATGAGC
This genomic window from Spirochaetota bacterium contains:
- a CDS encoding NAD(P)/FAD-dependent oxidoreductase, which translates into the protein MKEYDIVIIGSGPAGYTAAFEAVKHKMKAAIIERDTARLGGVCLSEGCIPLKGLLSFSESSKDYTSIRDTVMKRVEQIRAGLASRLRTQGIDVIQGTARFVSDREITVSGSRIGAEHFLIAAGSSPRKLFDHPNVHTSEKIFSLDKTPGTALIIGGGVVGCEYASFLCNIGVKVDIVEVMDSLLFGEDEEAVRLLGREFKKKGTQVYVKTKVTDIGPDGVVSMDGEQQLRKSYDLIIEATGRRPNVGDLGLETAGVSLTDRGFIAVNESMQTSAGDIYAAGDCIETPMLAYTAYKEAETAVRHCAAGEVGSIDYDAMPRLVFSMPQIGGVGMSENQAKEKGMNYRVYRYFFKALGKAVMEGHDAGFVKMVSNEETGTIVGAAAVGDNIADIMNQLALIVGSGIAITSIRDCMFVHPSYSEIILEALQYGKQ